In Propionispora hippei DSM 15287, a single genomic region encodes these proteins:
- a CDS encoding transposase: NLKYKYGNRHFWCKGYFVDTVGRNKEAIAKYIREQLQEDIIVDQLSLKELTDPFTGEPVKKS; encoded by the coding sequence GAATTTAAAATATAAGTATGGAAACAGGCATTTTTGGTGCAAAGGATATTTTGTGGATACGGTGGGACGAAACAAAGAGGCAATAGCAAAATATATCCGAGAGCAGTTACAAGAAGATATAATTGTCGACCAGCTAAGTTTGAAGGAATTGACAGACCCGTTTACGGGTGAGCCCGTGAAAAAGTCATAA